In the Aristaeella hokkaidonensis genome, AACCGGTACTGAAAGCAAGAGCTATGCAGACAGCCTGGCTGAAACCTACGGCTTTACCGTAATGACCTTTGAAAGCTCCCCGGATATTTATCAGGCTGTCATCAGCGGTCAGTGCGCTGCCTGCTTTGATGATACGCCCATCATGGCTGATTACATCAAGTCCAACGGCGTACCGCTGCAACTGGTTCCCGGAACGGAAAGCGAAGGCGCGGACTATGGTATGGCCGTCTTTGATCCGGAAAAAGCGGAACTGGTCGACAAGTTCAATGCCGGTCTGGCCAACATCAAGGCAAACGGAAAGTATGATGAGATTCTGGCCAAGTACCTGGGCAACTGATGTTATCCTGCTTCAAAACCGGTAAAGAGGAAGAACCCTCAGGGAGGGTCTTCCTCCTTTTCGGTTCATCCTTATGCAACCTCTTACGAAAGGAGCCTGTTTCTCCTTGATTGATCTTTTCAGCCGATATGGCCGGGTGCTTGTCACTGCCATGGGACAGACACTGCTGCTTGCACTGTACGGCCTTTTCTTTGCCTGCATCATAGGCCTGATTGTTGGTATTATGAGTGTGGTGAAGAATAAGGTCTGCCGCGGGTTTGCCCTGGTGTTTGTTAACCTGATCCGTGGCGTTCCGATGATTGTACTGGCCTACTTTATCTTTTTTGGCGTTCCATTCCTCTTCAACAACGTTCTGCATGTGGAGAACAGGGTGACCCTGACCGCCCTGCAGGCAGGCTCCATCTGCCTGGCGCTGAACTGCGGCGCCTATATGGCAGAGATCATCCGGGCCGGTATTCAGTCTGTGGATGTTGGCCAGATGGAAGCGGCACGTTCTGTGGGCCTGCCTTACTGGCGTGCCATGCAGCGGGTGGTGCTGCCTCAGGCAATCCGAACTATGATTCCCAGTATTATCAATCAGTTTATCATTACGCTGAAGGATACATCCATCCTTTCAGTCATCGGTTTCCCTGAACTGGTGAATACAGCGAAAAATGTGGTGGCTGAAACTTTCCTGTCTTTCCAGACATGGGGGATCGTTGCCATCATGTATCTGATTGTAATCCTGTTGCTGCAATGGCTGGCCAAAGTACTGGAGAGGAGACTGAAGTATGAATCCAGATAAGATAAAGATTCAGGTGAAAAACCTGATAAAGGACTTCGGCAGCCTGCATGTTCTCCAGGGAGTCACTACAGACATTCATGAAGGGGAAGTCGTGGTTGT is a window encoding:
- a CDS encoding amino acid ABC transporter permease, producing MIDLFSRYGRVLVTAMGQTLLLALYGLFFACIIGLIVGIMSVVKNKVCRGFALVFVNLIRGVPMIVLAYFIFFGVPFLFNNVLHVENRVTLTALQAGSICLALNCGAYMAEIIRAGIQSVDVGQMEAARSVGLPYWRAMQRVVLPQAIRTMIPSIINQFIITLKDTSILSVIGFPELVNTAKNVVAETFLSFQTWGIVAIMYLIVILLLQWLAKVLERRLKYESR